The Ammospiza nelsoni isolate bAmmNel1 chromosome 10, bAmmNel1.pri, whole genome shotgun sequence genome includes a region encoding these proteins:
- the ILKAP gene encoding integrin-linked kinase-associated serine/threonine phosphatase 2C isoform X1, translated as MDLFGDLPEPGAAAGKDAQKGPLLFDDLPPSSSADSGKEGSLLFDGLPPASSGDPASSATKQVSSAESQEKGQKRKSLEEEEEEKNGREELVEKKVCKGSVGILGLKGYVAERKGEREDMQDAHVILNDITEECRPLPSQITRVSYFAVFDGHGGVRASKFAAQNLHQNLIKKFPKGEVASVEKTVKRCLLDTFKHTDEEFLKQASSQKPAWKDGSTATCVLAVDNILYIANLGDSRAILCRYNEESQKHTALSLSKEHNPTQYEERMRIQKAGGNVRDGRVLGVLEVSRSIGDGQYKRCGVISVPDIKRCQLTHNDRFILIACDGLFKVFTPEEAVNFIVSCLEDKNIQTREGRLEADARYEAACNRLASKAVQRGSADNVTVMLVRIEH; from the exons ATGGACCTGTTCGGGGACCTGCCCGAGCCCGGCGCCGCCGCGG GGAAAGATGCCCAAAAAGGGCCTCTGCTGTTTGATGATCTCCCACCATCCAGCAGTGCTGACTCAG GAAAAGAAGGCTCTTTGCTCTTCGATGGTCTCCCACCAGCCAGCAGTGGTGACCCAG CCTCCAGTGCTACTAAGCAAGTCTCATCAGCAGAGAGCCAAGAGAAAGGACAGAAGAGAAAGtccttggaggaggaggaggaagagaagaatgGCAGGGAAGAACTTGTGGAAAAGAAAGTTTGTAAAG GATCAGTGGGCATTCTTGGCCTGAAGGGTTACGTGGCAGAGAGGAAAGGTGAGAGGGAAGACATGCAGGATGCACACGTCATCCTAAACGACATCACCGAGGAGTGCCGGCCTCTGCCCTCCCAAAT CACACGTGTCTCGTACTTCGCTGTTTTTGATGGCCACGGCGGAGTGCGAGCCTCCAAAtttgcagcacagaatctgCACCAAAACCTGATCAAGAAATTTCCTAAAG GTGAAGTAGCCAGCGTGGAGAAAACTGTGAAGAGATGCCTTTTGGACACCTTCAAACACACAGATGAGGAGTTTCTAAAGCAGGCATCCAGCCA GAAGCCAGCATGGAAGGATGGCTCCACAGCCACTTGTGTCCTGGCTGTTGACAATATTCTCTACATAGCCAACCTTGGGGACAGCCGG GCCATTCTGTGTCGGTACAATGAGGAGAGCCAGaagcacacagccctgagcctcAGCAAGGAGCACAACCCCACCCAGTACGAGGAGAGGATGCGGATACAGAAAGCTGGGGGAAATGTCAG GGACGGGAGAgtgctgggagtgctggaggTTTCCCGCTCCATCGGGGATGGCCAGTACAAGCGCTGTGGTGTGATCTCTGTGCCAGATATCAAACGCTGCCAGCTCACACACAATGACAG GTTCATTCTGATAGCGTGTGATGGCCTCTTTAAAGTGTTTACACCAGAAGAAGCTGTGAACTTCATTGTGTCCTGCCTGGAG GACAAGAATATCCAGACGAgagaggggaggctggaggCCGACGCTCGCTACGAGGCCGCGTGTAACAGGCTGGCCAGCAAGGCCGTGCAGCGCGGCTCGGCCGACAACGTCACCGTCATGCTGGTCAGGATCGAGCACTGA
- the ILKAP gene encoding integrin-linked kinase-associated serine/threonine phosphatase 2C isoform X2, which produces MDLFGDLPEPGAAAGKEGSLLFDGLPPASSGDPASSATKQVSSAESQEKGQKRKSLEEEEEEKNGREELVEKKVCKGSVGILGLKGYVAERKGEREDMQDAHVILNDITEECRPLPSQITRVSYFAVFDGHGGVRASKFAAQNLHQNLIKKFPKGEVASVEKTVKRCLLDTFKHTDEEFLKQASSQKPAWKDGSTATCVLAVDNILYIANLGDSRAILCRYNEESQKHTALSLSKEHNPTQYEERMRIQKAGGNVRDGRVLGVLEVSRSIGDGQYKRCGVISVPDIKRCQLTHNDRFILIACDGLFKVFTPEEAVNFIVSCLEDKNIQTREGRLEADARYEAACNRLASKAVQRGSADNVTVMLVRIEH; this is translated from the exons ATGGACCTGTTCGGGGACCTGCCCGAGCCCGGCGCCGCCGCGG GAAAAGAAGGCTCTTTGCTCTTCGATGGTCTCCCACCAGCCAGCAGTGGTGACCCAG CCTCCAGTGCTACTAAGCAAGTCTCATCAGCAGAGAGCCAAGAGAAAGGACAGAAGAGAAAGtccttggaggaggaggaggaagagaagaatgGCAGGGAAGAACTTGTGGAAAAGAAAGTTTGTAAAG GATCAGTGGGCATTCTTGGCCTGAAGGGTTACGTGGCAGAGAGGAAAGGTGAGAGGGAAGACATGCAGGATGCACACGTCATCCTAAACGACATCACCGAGGAGTGCCGGCCTCTGCCCTCCCAAAT CACACGTGTCTCGTACTTCGCTGTTTTTGATGGCCACGGCGGAGTGCGAGCCTCCAAAtttgcagcacagaatctgCACCAAAACCTGATCAAGAAATTTCCTAAAG GTGAAGTAGCCAGCGTGGAGAAAACTGTGAAGAGATGCCTTTTGGACACCTTCAAACACACAGATGAGGAGTTTCTAAAGCAGGCATCCAGCCA GAAGCCAGCATGGAAGGATGGCTCCACAGCCACTTGTGTCCTGGCTGTTGACAATATTCTCTACATAGCCAACCTTGGGGACAGCCGG GCCATTCTGTGTCGGTACAATGAGGAGAGCCAGaagcacacagccctgagcctcAGCAAGGAGCACAACCCCACCCAGTACGAGGAGAGGATGCGGATACAGAAAGCTGGGGGAAATGTCAG GGACGGGAGAgtgctgggagtgctggaggTTTCCCGCTCCATCGGGGATGGCCAGTACAAGCGCTGTGGTGTGATCTCTGTGCCAGATATCAAACGCTGCCAGCTCACACACAATGACAG GTTCATTCTGATAGCGTGTGATGGCCTCTTTAAAGTGTTTACACCAGAAGAAGCTGTGAACTTCATTGTGTCCTGCCTGGAG GACAAGAATATCCAGACGAgagaggggaggctggaggCCGACGCTCGCTACGAGGCCGCGTGTAACAGGCTGGCCAGCAAGGCCGTGCAGCGCGGCTCGGCCGACAACGTCACCGTCATGCTGGTCAGGATCGAGCACTGA
- the ERFE gene encoding erythroferrone, translating to MRLPELCLALLCAAGTGTEAPRAARERPLAPEHGELGAARVDPRQAWMLLAGSPGRNSGERGRGGSGALTAPAGPGTPGKSTAGAGAGPAVPEELLRELQLLLRGTAKMCRTAGEGSKEEESSGGSAQRRVEAAFHCQTRADLAVEQKTWLELGQFYIPEREEMFQRGPGLNLTSGQYTAPLAGFYTFSSTLHIARREPRRKRQGCRGSRLRVLICVQSCCQHNSHLESVSQLESSGELFTISVTGTLYLQAGQHASVFVDNTAGSPLTVQSGSDFSAVLLGV from the exons ATGCGGCTGCCGGAGCTGTGCCTGGCGCTGCTCTGCGCCGCCGGCACCGGCACCGAAGCGCCGCGGGCAGCCCGGGAGCGGCCGCTGGCCCCGGAGCATGGGGAGCTCGGCGCGGCCCGTGTGGATCCCCGGCAGGCCTGGATGCTGctggccgggagccccgggAGGAACAGCGGCGAGCGCGGCCGCGGCGGCTCCGGGGCTCTCACGGCCCCAGCGGGCCCCGGCACCCCGGGGAAATCAACCGCGGGAGCCGGGGCTGGCCCGGCCGTGCccgaggagctgctgagggagctgcagctcctgctcagag GCACGGCAAAGATGTGCAGgacagctggggaagggtctaaggaggaggaaagcagcggAGGCAGCGCCCAGCGTCGTGTGGAAGCAGCCTTCCATTGCCAAACGCGTGCAGACCTCGCTGTGGAGCAGAAGAcgtggctggagctggggcagttctaCATT CCTGAGAGGGAGGAGATGTTCCAGCGTGGCCCGGGGCTGAACCTGACCAGCGGGCAGTACACAGCCCCCCTTGCGGGATTCTACACCTTCAGCAGCACGCTGCACATCG CGCGCAGGGAGCCGCGGAGGAAGAGGCAGGGATGCCGCGGGAGCCGCCTGCGGGTGCTGATCTGTGTGcagtcctgctgccagcacaacag CCATCTGGAGAGCGTAtcccagctggagagcagcGGGGAGCTTTTCACCATCTCTGTCACAGGCACCCTTTACCTGCAG gctgggcagcatGCCTCTGTTTTTGTGGACAACACGGCAGGCTCTCCCCTCACCGTTCAAAGTGGCTCCGatttcagtgctgtgctgctgggagtgTGA
- the KLHL30 gene encoding kelch-like protein 30 isoform X1: protein MSRQGERETPSPFPGRDPLASRCSGSARLPFPAAIAGTMVRNMDDFDFCLPSHAQGVLEGLQQFRTNPKLADVTLVAGGREFPCHRGILALCSHYFYAMFSGDFAESIAARVELKEVDPSALEMLLDFAYTGKVTINQGNVEGLMRTSSQLHFPAIQKVCSRYLRQQMDATNCLGICEFGESHGCPEVSSKAWSFLQENFEAVSLQEEFLQLSKERLAVYLSNDQLQVQEERSLVEAVLRWVRHEPGSRAQFLPELLELTHLVLLPDQYLQNLLATEPLVRDSDASKALVARSRTMGQSGTGALKNPPAPPQKLEEVLVVVGGRVLEDGEDEERGLEMPTATRNFAFYNPKSRRWMALPDFPDYNKWGFSLVALNNDVYVTGGSRGSQNDTWSTTQAWCFCPRDGVWRPIASMLRARTNHTSAVLNGEIYVIGGTTVDVVEVERYDPYNKSWCAISPALKYVSNFAAASCLGKLYLVGSCAVKYNALTLQCYNPVQDLWSVITSPFIPKYLSAPRCATLRGLIYLIGDNTKKVHVYNPEANIWQKVQLLHTLHENGGMVALGDRLFVTGGHWKGMDGDYRVEMEVYDCSKDLWTREGSLPCLWLFHSSSSIFMDTSKWTEPFQGDHGW from the exons ATGTCGCGACAGGGCGAGAGGGAGACGCCGTCGCCTTTTCCTGGCAGGGACCCCCTCGCCTCCCGCTGCTCGGGCAGCGCCCGCCTGCCATTCCCCGCGGCCATCGCCGGCACCATGGTGAGGAACATGGACGACTTTGACTTCTGCCTGCCTTCGCACGCCCAGGGCgtgctggaggggctgcagcagttCCGCACCAACCCCAAACTGGCCGACGTGACGCTGGTGGCGGGCGGGAGGGAGTTTCCCTGCCACCGAGGCATCCTGGCCCTCTGCAGCCACTACTTCTATGCCATGTTCTCCGGTGACTTTGCCGAGAGCATCGCAGCGCGGGTGGAGCTCAAGGAAGTGGACCCCAGTGCGCTGGAGATGCTGCTCGATTTTGCCTACACGGGAAAGGTCACCATCAACCAGGGCAACGTGGAGGGGCTGATGAGGACCTCCAGCCAGCTCCACTTCCCTGCCATCCAGAAGGTCTGCAGCCGCTACCTCCGGCAGCAGATGGATGCCACCAACTGCCTAGGTATCTGTGAGTTTGGTGAGAGCCACGGCTGCCCTGAGGTCTCCTCCAAGGCCTGGTCTTTCTTGCAGGAGAACTTTGAAGCCGTCTCTCTTCAGGAGGAGTTCCTCCAGCTCTCCAAGGAGAGGCTGGCTGTCTACCTGTCCAATGaccagctgcaggtgcaggaggAGCGGAGCCTGGTGGAGGCTGTGCTGCGCTGGGTACGCCACGAGCCGGGATCCCGAGCCCAGTTCCTGccggagctgctggagctgaccCACCTTGTGTTGCTGCCTGACCAGTACCTGCAGAACCTCCTGGCCACTGAGCCTCTCGTTCGTGACTCAGATGCCAGCAAGGCGCTCGTCGCCCGCTCCCGCACCATG GGACAGAGTGGCACCGGTGCCCTGAAGaaccccccagccccaccacagaagctggaggaggtgctggtggtggtTGGTGGCCGTGTGCTGGAGGATGGCGAGGATGAGGAGAGGGGGCTGGAAATGCCGACTGCCACCAGGAATTTTGCCTTCTACAACCCCAAGAGCA ggcgATGGATGGCTCTGCCTGACTTCCCTGATTACAACAAGTGGGGCTTTTCCCTGGTGGCTCTGAACAACGATGTGTACGTCACAG GTGGCTCCCGGGGGTCCCAGAATGACACGTGGTCAACGACACAGGCCTGGTGTTTCTGCCCCAGGGACGGGGTCTGGCGGCCCATCGCTTCCATGCTGAGGGCCAGGACAAACCACACCAGCGCCGTCCTCAACGGCGAGATCTACGTGATCGGGG GGACAACAGTGGACGTGGTGGAGGTGGAGCGCTACGACCCGTACAACAAGAGCTGGTGTGCCATCAGCCCAGCCCTCAAGTACGTGAGCAATTTTGCAGCTGCCAGCTGCCTGGGCAAGCTCTACCTGGTGGGCTCCTGCGCCGTCAAGTACAACGCGCTCACTCTGCAGTGCTACAACCCCGTTCAAG ATCTGTGGAGTGTGATCACATCTCCCTTCATCCCCAAGTACCTCTCAGCCCCACGCTGTGCCACCCTGCGCGGGCTCATCTACCTCATCGGGGATAACACCAAGAAAGTCCATGTGTACAACCCAGAGGCCAACATCTGGCAGAAG GTGCAGCTCCTACACACCCTGCATGAGAACGGGGGGATGGTGGCCCTGGGTGACCGGCTCTTTGTCACCGGTGGCCACTGGAAGGGCATGGATGGGGACTACCGGGTGGAAATGGAGGTGTACGACTGCTCCAAGGACCTCTGGACACGCGagggctccctgccctgcctctggctcttccacagctcctcctccaTCTTCATGGACACCTCCAAATGGACAGAGCCTTTCCAGGGTGACCATGGGTGGTAG
- the KLHL30 gene encoding kelch-like protein 30 isoform X2, which produces MVRNMDDFDFCLPSHAQGVLEGLQQFRTNPKLADVTLVAGGREFPCHRGILALCSHYFYAMFSGDFAESIAARVELKEVDPSALEMLLDFAYTGKVTINQGNVEGLMRTSSQLHFPAIQKVCSRYLRQQMDATNCLGICEFGESHGCPEVSSKAWSFLQENFEAVSLQEEFLQLSKERLAVYLSNDQLQVQEERSLVEAVLRWVRHEPGSRAQFLPELLELTHLVLLPDQYLQNLLATEPLVRDSDASKALVARSRTMGQSGTGALKNPPAPPQKLEEVLVVVGGRVLEDGEDEERGLEMPTATRNFAFYNPKSRRWMALPDFPDYNKWGFSLVALNNDVYVTGGSRGSQNDTWSTTQAWCFCPRDGVWRPIASMLRARTNHTSAVLNGEIYVIGGTTVDVVEVERYDPYNKSWCAISPALKYVSNFAAASCLGKLYLVGSCAVKYNALTLQCYNPVQDLWSVITSPFIPKYLSAPRCATLRGLIYLIGDNTKKVHVYNPEANIWQKVQLLHTLHENGGMVALGDRLFVTGGHWKGMDGDYRVEMEVYDCSKDLWTREGSLPCLWLFHSSSSIFMDTSKWTEPFQGDHGW; this is translated from the exons ATGGTGAGGAACATGGACGACTTTGACTTCTGCCTGCCTTCGCACGCCCAGGGCgtgctggaggggctgcagcagttCCGCACCAACCCCAAACTGGCCGACGTGACGCTGGTGGCGGGCGGGAGGGAGTTTCCCTGCCACCGAGGCATCCTGGCCCTCTGCAGCCACTACTTCTATGCCATGTTCTCCGGTGACTTTGCCGAGAGCATCGCAGCGCGGGTGGAGCTCAAGGAAGTGGACCCCAGTGCGCTGGAGATGCTGCTCGATTTTGCCTACACGGGAAAGGTCACCATCAACCAGGGCAACGTGGAGGGGCTGATGAGGACCTCCAGCCAGCTCCACTTCCCTGCCATCCAGAAGGTCTGCAGCCGCTACCTCCGGCAGCAGATGGATGCCACCAACTGCCTAGGTATCTGTGAGTTTGGTGAGAGCCACGGCTGCCCTGAGGTCTCCTCCAAGGCCTGGTCTTTCTTGCAGGAGAACTTTGAAGCCGTCTCTCTTCAGGAGGAGTTCCTCCAGCTCTCCAAGGAGAGGCTGGCTGTCTACCTGTCCAATGaccagctgcaggtgcaggaggAGCGGAGCCTGGTGGAGGCTGTGCTGCGCTGGGTACGCCACGAGCCGGGATCCCGAGCCCAGTTCCTGccggagctgctggagctgaccCACCTTGTGTTGCTGCCTGACCAGTACCTGCAGAACCTCCTGGCCACTGAGCCTCTCGTTCGTGACTCAGATGCCAGCAAGGCGCTCGTCGCCCGCTCCCGCACCATG GGACAGAGTGGCACCGGTGCCCTGAAGaaccccccagccccaccacagaagctggaggaggtgctggtggtggtTGGTGGCCGTGTGCTGGAGGATGGCGAGGATGAGGAGAGGGGGCTGGAAATGCCGACTGCCACCAGGAATTTTGCCTTCTACAACCCCAAGAGCA ggcgATGGATGGCTCTGCCTGACTTCCCTGATTACAACAAGTGGGGCTTTTCCCTGGTGGCTCTGAACAACGATGTGTACGTCACAG GTGGCTCCCGGGGGTCCCAGAATGACACGTGGTCAACGACACAGGCCTGGTGTTTCTGCCCCAGGGACGGGGTCTGGCGGCCCATCGCTTCCATGCTGAGGGCCAGGACAAACCACACCAGCGCCGTCCTCAACGGCGAGATCTACGTGATCGGGG GGACAACAGTGGACGTGGTGGAGGTGGAGCGCTACGACCCGTACAACAAGAGCTGGTGTGCCATCAGCCCAGCCCTCAAGTACGTGAGCAATTTTGCAGCTGCCAGCTGCCTGGGCAAGCTCTACCTGGTGGGCTCCTGCGCCGTCAAGTACAACGCGCTCACTCTGCAGTGCTACAACCCCGTTCAAG ATCTGTGGAGTGTGATCACATCTCCCTTCATCCCCAAGTACCTCTCAGCCCCACGCTGTGCCACCCTGCGCGGGCTCATCTACCTCATCGGGGATAACACCAAGAAAGTCCATGTGTACAACCCAGAGGCCAACATCTGGCAGAAG GTGCAGCTCCTACACACCCTGCATGAGAACGGGGGGATGGTGGCCCTGGGTGACCGGCTCTTTGTCACCGGTGGCCACTGGAAGGGCATGGATGGGGACTACCGGGTGGAAATGGAGGTGTACGACTGCTCCAAGGACCTCTGGACACGCGagggctccctgccctgcctctggctcttccacagctcctcctccaTCTTCATGGACACCTCCAAATGGACAGAGCCTTTCCAGGGTGACCATGGGTGGTAG
- the KLHL30 gene encoding kelch-like protein 30 isoform X4: protein MENFEAVSLQEEFLQLSKERLAVYLSNDQLQVQEERSLVEAVLRWVRHEPGSRAQFLPELLELTHLVLLPDQYLQNLLATEPLVRDSDASKALVARSRTMGQSGTGALKNPPAPPQKLEEVLVVVGGRVLEDGEDEERGLEMPTATRNFAFYNPKSRRWMALPDFPDYNKWGFSLVALNNDVYVTGGSRGSQNDTWSTTQAWCFCPRDGVWRPIASMLRARTNHTSAVLNGEIYVIGGTTVDVVEVERYDPYNKSWCAISPALKYVSNFAAASCLGKLYLVGSCAVKYNALTLQCYNPVQDLWSVITSPFIPKYLSAPRCATLRGLIYLIGDNTKKVHVYNPEANIWQKVQLLHTLHENGGMVALGDRLFVTGGHWKGMDGDYRVEMEVYDCSKDLWTREGSLPCLWLFHSSSSIFMDTSKWTEPFQGDHGW, encoded by the exons ATG GAGAACTTTGAAGCCGTCTCTCTTCAGGAGGAGTTCCTCCAGCTCTCCAAGGAGAGGCTGGCTGTCTACCTGTCCAATGaccagctgcaggtgcaggaggAGCGGAGCCTGGTGGAGGCTGTGCTGCGCTGGGTACGCCACGAGCCGGGATCCCGAGCCCAGTTCCTGccggagctgctggagctgaccCACCTTGTGTTGCTGCCTGACCAGTACCTGCAGAACCTCCTGGCCACTGAGCCTCTCGTTCGTGACTCAGATGCCAGCAAGGCGCTCGTCGCCCGCTCCCGCACCATG GGACAGAGTGGCACCGGTGCCCTGAAGaaccccccagccccaccacagaagctggaggaggtgctggtggtggtTGGTGGCCGTGTGCTGGAGGATGGCGAGGATGAGGAGAGGGGGCTGGAAATGCCGACTGCCACCAGGAATTTTGCCTTCTACAACCCCAAGAGCA ggcgATGGATGGCTCTGCCTGACTTCCCTGATTACAACAAGTGGGGCTTTTCCCTGGTGGCTCTGAACAACGATGTGTACGTCACAG GTGGCTCCCGGGGGTCCCAGAATGACACGTGGTCAACGACACAGGCCTGGTGTTTCTGCCCCAGGGACGGGGTCTGGCGGCCCATCGCTTCCATGCTGAGGGCCAGGACAAACCACACCAGCGCCGTCCTCAACGGCGAGATCTACGTGATCGGGG GGACAACAGTGGACGTGGTGGAGGTGGAGCGCTACGACCCGTACAACAAGAGCTGGTGTGCCATCAGCCCAGCCCTCAAGTACGTGAGCAATTTTGCAGCTGCCAGCTGCCTGGGCAAGCTCTACCTGGTGGGCTCCTGCGCCGTCAAGTACAACGCGCTCACTCTGCAGTGCTACAACCCCGTTCAAG ATCTGTGGAGTGTGATCACATCTCCCTTCATCCCCAAGTACCTCTCAGCCCCACGCTGTGCCACCCTGCGCGGGCTCATCTACCTCATCGGGGATAACACCAAGAAAGTCCATGTGTACAACCCAGAGGCCAACATCTGGCAGAAG GTGCAGCTCCTACACACCCTGCATGAGAACGGGGGGATGGTGGCCCTGGGTGACCGGCTCTTTGTCACCGGTGGCCACTGGAAGGGCATGGATGGGGACTACCGGGTGGAAATGGAGGTGTACGACTGCTCCAAGGACCTCTGGACACGCGagggctccctgccctgcctctggctcttccacagctcctcctccaTCTTCATGGACACCTCCAAATGGACAGAGCCTTTCCAGGGTGACCATGGGTGGTAG
- the KLHL30 gene encoding kelch-like protein 30 isoform X3, translating into MSRQGERETPSPFPGRDPLASRCSGSARLPFPAAIAGTMVRNMDDFDFCLPSHAQGVLEGLQQFRTNPKLADVTLVAGGREFPCHRGILALCSHYFYAMFSGDFAESIAARVELKEVDPSALEMLLDFAYTGKVTINQGNVEGLMRTSSQLHFPAIQKVCSRYLRQQMDATNCLGICEFGESHGCPEVSSKAWSFLQENFEAVSLQEEFLQLSKERLAVYLSNDQLQVQEERSLVEAVLRWVRHEPGSRAQFLPELLELTHLVLLPDQYLQNLLATEPLVRDSDASKALVARSRTMGQSGTGALKNPPAPPQKLEEVLVVVGGRVLEDGEDEERGLEMPTATRNFAFYNPKSRRWMALPDFPDYNKWGFSLVALNNDVYVTGGSRGSQNDTWSTTQAWCFCPRDGVWRPIASMLRARTNHTSAVLNGEIYVIGGTTVDVVEVERYDPYNKSWCAISPALKYVSNFAAASCLGKLYLVGSCAVKYNALTLQCYNPVQVPLSPTLCHPARAHLPHRG; encoded by the exons ATGTCGCGACAGGGCGAGAGGGAGACGCCGTCGCCTTTTCCTGGCAGGGACCCCCTCGCCTCCCGCTGCTCGGGCAGCGCCCGCCTGCCATTCCCCGCGGCCATCGCCGGCACCATGGTGAGGAACATGGACGACTTTGACTTCTGCCTGCCTTCGCACGCCCAGGGCgtgctggaggggctgcagcagttCCGCACCAACCCCAAACTGGCCGACGTGACGCTGGTGGCGGGCGGGAGGGAGTTTCCCTGCCACCGAGGCATCCTGGCCCTCTGCAGCCACTACTTCTATGCCATGTTCTCCGGTGACTTTGCCGAGAGCATCGCAGCGCGGGTGGAGCTCAAGGAAGTGGACCCCAGTGCGCTGGAGATGCTGCTCGATTTTGCCTACACGGGAAAGGTCACCATCAACCAGGGCAACGTGGAGGGGCTGATGAGGACCTCCAGCCAGCTCCACTTCCCTGCCATCCAGAAGGTCTGCAGCCGCTACCTCCGGCAGCAGATGGATGCCACCAACTGCCTAGGTATCTGTGAGTTTGGTGAGAGCCACGGCTGCCCTGAGGTCTCCTCCAAGGCCTGGTCTTTCTTGCAGGAGAACTTTGAAGCCGTCTCTCTTCAGGAGGAGTTCCTCCAGCTCTCCAAGGAGAGGCTGGCTGTCTACCTGTCCAATGaccagctgcaggtgcaggaggAGCGGAGCCTGGTGGAGGCTGTGCTGCGCTGGGTACGCCACGAGCCGGGATCCCGAGCCCAGTTCCTGccggagctgctggagctgaccCACCTTGTGTTGCTGCCTGACCAGTACCTGCAGAACCTCCTGGCCACTGAGCCTCTCGTTCGTGACTCAGATGCCAGCAAGGCGCTCGTCGCCCGCTCCCGCACCATG GGACAGAGTGGCACCGGTGCCCTGAAGaaccccccagccccaccacagaagctggaggaggtgctggtggtggtTGGTGGCCGTGTGCTGGAGGATGGCGAGGATGAGGAGAGGGGGCTGGAAATGCCGACTGCCACCAGGAATTTTGCCTTCTACAACCCCAAGAGCA ggcgATGGATGGCTCTGCCTGACTTCCCTGATTACAACAAGTGGGGCTTTTCCCTGGTGGCTCTGAACAACGATGTGTACGTCACAG GTGGCTCCCGGGGGTCCCAGAATGACACGTGGTCAACGACACAGGCCTGGTGTTTCTGCCCCAGGGACGGGGTCTGGCGGCCCATCGCTTCCATGCTGAGGGCCAGGACAAACCACACCAGCGCCGTCCTCAACGGCGAGATCTACGTGATCGGGG GGACAACAGTGGACGTGGTGGAGGTGGAGCGCTACGACCCGTACAACAAGAGCTGGTGTGCCATCAGCCCAGCCCTCAAGTACGTGAGCAATTTTGCAGCTGCCAGCTGCCTGGGCAAGCTCTACCTGGTGGGCTCCTGCGCCGTCAAGTACAACGCGCTCACTCTGCAGTGCTACAACCCCGTTCAAG TACCTCTCAGCCCCACGCTGTGCCACCCTGCGCGGGCTCATCTACCTCATCGGGGATAA